In one Carettochelys insculpta isolate YL-2023 chromosome 6, ASM3395843v1, whole genome shotgun sequence genomic region, the following are encoded:
- the EXOC5 gene encoding exocyst complex component 5 isoform X1, whose amino-acid sequence MAATAELFEEPFVADEYIERLAWRTPGGGSRGGTEAFDPKRLLEEFVNHIQELQVMDERIQRKVEKLEQHCQKEAKEFAKKVQELQKSNQVKMKVAFQHFQELDEHISYVATKVCHLGDQLEGVNTPRQRAVEAQKLMKYFNEFLDGELKSDVFTNSEKIKEAADIIQKLHLIAQELPFDRFSEVKSKIASKYHDLELQLIQEFTNAQRRGEISRMREVAAVLLHFKGYSHCVDVYIKQCQEGAYLRNDIFEDTAILCQRVNKQVGDIFSSPETVLAKLIQNIFEVKLQSYVKDQLEEHRKSDAEQYLKNLYELYTRTTNLSSKLMEFNLGTDKQTFLSKLIKSIFISYLENYIEVEIGYLKSRSSMILQRYYDSKNHQKRSIGTGGIQDLKERIRQRTNLPLGPSIDTHGETFLCQEVVVNLLQETKQAFERCHRLSDPSDLPKNAFRIFSMLVEFLCIEHIDYALETGLAGIPSTDSKSANLYFLDVVHQANTIFHLFDKQFNDHLMPLISSSPKLSECLQKKKDIIEQMEMKLDIGIDRTLNCMIGQMKHILAAEQKKTDFKPEDENSVLIQYTNACVKVCGYVRKQVEKIRNSMDGKNVDTVLMELGVRFHRLIYEHLQQYSYSCMGGMLAICDVAEYRKCAKDFKIPLVLQLFDTLHALCNLLVVAPDNLKQVCSGEQLANLDKNILHSFVQLRADYRSARLARHFS is encoded by the exons ATGGCCGCCACGGCCGAGCTCTTCGAG GAGCCTTTTGTGGCAGATGAGTACATTGAACGCCTGGCATGGCGAACTCCTGGAGGAGGTTCCAGAGGTGGTACAGAAGCTTTTGATCCCAAAAG attattAGAAGAATTTGTAAATCATATTCAAGAGCTACAGGTAATGGATGAAAGGATTCAGAGAAAGGTGGAGAAGCTAGAACAGCATTGCCAGAAAGAAGCCAAAGAGTTTGCCAAGAAAGTACAAGAGCTGCAGAAGAGCAATCAGGTAAAAATGAAG GTTGCCTTTCAGCATTTCCAAGAACTAGATGAGCATATCAGCTATGTAGCAACTAAGGTCTGTCACCTTGGTGACCAACTGGAGGGGGTAAACACGCCACGGCAACGGGCTGTGGAGGCTCAGAAACTGATGAAATACTTTAATGAGTTTCTGGATGGAGAGCTGAAGTCTGATGTTTTTACAAACTCTGAAAAG ATTAAAGAGGCCGCTGATATTATTCAGAAGTTGCATCTGATTGCACAAGAATTACCTTTTGACAG GTTTTCCGAAGTAAAATCAAAAATAGCAA gtaAATACCATGATTTAGAGTTGCAACTGATTCAGGAGTTTACCAATGCACAGAGAAGGGGGGAAATCTCCAGAATGCGTGAAGTAGCAGCTGTTTTACTTCACTTCAAG GGCTATTCCCACTGTGTGGATGTATACATAAAACAATGTCAAGAG GGAGCTTACTTGAGGAATGATATATTTGAAGATACAGCCATCCTTTGTCAGCGAGTGAACAAACAAGTTGGAGATATCTTTAGTAGTCCAGAGACTGTGTTGGCCAAACTTATTCAAAATATCTTTGAAGTCAAACTTCAG AGTTATGTAAAAGATCAATTAGAAGAACATAGGAAGTCAGATGCAGAACAGTATCTAAAGAATCTTTATGAGCTGTATACAAG AACTACTAATCTTTCAAGCAAATTGATGGAGTTTAACTTGGGTACTGATAAGCAGACTTTCTTGTCTAAGCTTATCAAATCCATTTTCATTTCCTACTTGGAGAATTACATTGAGGTGGAAATTGGTTATTTGAAAAGCAGGAGCTCTATGATTCTGCAACGGTATTATGATTCCAAAAACCACCAGAAGAGGTCCATTGGCACTGGAGG TATTCAAGATTTGAAAGAGAGAATAAGACAACGTACAAACTTGCCATTGGGTCCAAGTATTGATACTCATGGAGAAACTTTCCTCTGCCAAGAAGTGGTGGTGAACCTTTTACAAGAAACGAAGCAAGCTTTTGAAAGATGTCATAGA cTCTCTGATCCTTCTGATTTGCCGAAGAATGCATTCAGAATTTTTTCTATGCTTGTGGAGTTCTTGTGTATTGAACACATTGATTATGCCTTGGAAACTGGACTTGCTG GGATTCCTTCCACTGACTCTAAGAGTGCAAACCTTTATTTTCTGGATGTTGTTCACCAGGCCAATACGATTTTCCACTTGTTTGATAAGCAATTTAATGATCATCTCATGCCATTAATCAG CTCTTCTCCTAAGTTATCGGAATGTCTTCAGAAGAAAAAGGATATCATAGAACAAATGGAGATGAAATTGGACATTGGCATAGATAG AACACTGAATTGTATGATTGGGCAGATGAAGCACATCTTGGCCGCAGAGCAAAAGAAGACTGATTTTAAACCAGAAGATGAAAACAGTGTTTTGATTCAGTATACTAAT GCCTGTGTCAAAGTATGTGGCTACGTCAGAAAGCaagtggaaaagattagaaattCTATGGATGGTAAGAATGTGGACACAGTTCTGATGGAGCTTGGGGTTCGTTTTCATCGACTTATTTATGAACATCTACAGCAATACTCCTACAGTTGCATGGGAGGCATGTTGGCAATTTGTGATGTGGCTGAATACCGGAAGTGCGCCAAAGACTTTAAG ATTCCACTGGTACTACAGCTTTTTGACACCCTACATGCACTATGCAATCTTTTGGTTGTAGCACCAGATAACTTAAAACAGGTCTGCTCAGGAGAACAACTTGCTAATCTGGACAAGAACATCCTTCACTCCTTTGTTCAGCTACGAGCTGACTATAGATCTGCTCGCCTTGCTCGTCACTTCAGCTGA
- the EXOC5 gene encoding exocyst complex component 5 isoform X2: MAATAELFEEPFVADEYIERLAWRTPGGGSRGGTEAFDPKRLLEEFVNHIQELQVMDERIQRKVEKLEQHCQKEAKEFAKKVQELQKSNQVAFQHFQELDEHISYVATKVCHLGDQLEGVNTPRQRAVEAQKLMKYFNEFLDGELKSDVFTNSEKIKEAADIIQKLHLIAQELPFDRFSEVKSKIASKYHDLELQLIQEFTNAQRRGEISRMREVAAVLLHFKGYSHCVDVYIKQCQEGAYLRNDIFEDTAILCQRVNKQVGDIFSSPETVLAKLIQNIFEVKLQSYVKDQLEEHRKSDAEQYLKNLYELYTRTTNLSSKLMEFNLGTDKQTFLSKLIKSIFISYLENYIEVEIGYLKSRSSMILQRYYDSKNHQKRSIGTGGIQDLKERIRQRTNLPLGPSIDTHGETFLCQEVVVNLLQETKQAFERCHRLSDPSDLPKNAFRIFSMLVEFLCIEHIDYALETGLAGIPSTDSKSANLYFLDVVHQANTIFHLFDKQFNDHLMPLISSSPKLSECLQKKKDIIEQMEMKLDIGIDRTLNCMIGQMKHILAAEQKKTDFKPEDENSVLIQYTNACVKVCGYVRKQVEKIRNSMDGKNVDTVLMELGVRFHRLIYEHLQQYSYSCMGGMLAICDVAEYRKCAKDFKIPLVLQLFDTLHALCNLLVVAPDNLKQVCSGEQLANLDKNILHSFVQLRADYRSARLARHFS; this comes from the exons ATGGCCGCCACGGCCGAGCTCTTCGAG GAGCCTTTTGTGGCAGATGAGTACATTGAACGCCTGGCATGGCGAACTCCTGGAGGAGGTTCCAGAGGTGGTACAGAAGCTTTTGATCCCAAAAG attattAGAAGAATTTGTAAATCATATTCAAGAGCTACAGGTAATGGATGAAAGGATTCAGAGAAAGGTGGAGAAGCTAGAACAGCATTGCCAGAAAGAAGCCAAAGAGTTTGCCAAGAAAGTACAAGAGCTGCAGAAGAGCAATCAG GTTGCCTTTCAGCATTTCCAAGAACTAGATGAGCATATCAGCTATGTAGCAACTAAGGTCTGTCACCTTGGTGACCAACTGGAGGGGGTAAACACGCCACGGCAACGGGCTGTGGAGGCTCAGAAACTGATGAAATACTTTAATGAGTTTCTGGATGGAGAGCTGAAGTCTGATGTTTTTACAAACTCTGAAAAG ATTAAAGAGGCCGCTGATATTATTCAGAAGTTGCATCTGATTGCACAAGAATTACCTTTTGACAG GTTTTCCGAAGTAAAATCAAAAATAGCAA gtaAATACCATGATTTAGAGTTGCAACTGATTCAGGAGTTTACCAATGCACAGAGAAGGGGGGAAATCTCCAGAATGCGTGAAGTAGCAGCTGTTTTACTTCACTTCAAG GGCTATTCCCACTGTGTGGATGTATACATAAAACAATGTCAAGAG GGAGCTTACTTGAGGAATGATATATTTGAAGATACAGCCATCCTTTGTCAGCGAGTGAACAAACAAGTTGGAGATATCTTTAGTAGTCCAGAGACTGTGTTGGCCAAACTTATTCAAAATATCTTTGAAGTCAAACTTCAG AGTTATGTAAAAGATCAATTAGAAGAACATAGGAAGTCAGATGCAGAACAGTATCTAAAGAATCTTTATGAGCTGTATACAAG AACTACTAATCTTTCAAGCAAATTGATGGAGTTTAACTTGGGTACTGATAAGCAGACTTTCTTGTCTAAGCTTATCAAATCCATTTTCATTTCCTACTTGGAGAATTACATTGAGGTGGAAATTGGTTATTTGAAAAGCAGGAGCTCTATGATTCTGCAACGGTATTATGATTCCAAAAACCACCAGAAGAGGTCCATTGGCACTGGAGG TATTCAAGATTTGAAAGAGAGAATAAGACAACGTACAAACTTGCCATTGGGTCCAAGTATTGATACTCATGGAGAAACTTTCCTCTGCCAAGAAGTGGTGGTGAACCTTTTACAAGAAACGAAGCAAGCTTTTGAAAGATGTCATAGA cTCTCTGATCCTTCTGATTTGCCGAAGAATGCATTCAGAATTTTTTCTATGCTTGTGGAGTTCTTGTGTATTGAACACATTGATTATGCCTTGGAAACTGGACTTGCTG GGATTCCTTCCACTGACTCTAAGAGTGCAAACCTTTATTTTCTGGATGTTGTTCACCAGGCCAATACGATTTTCCACTTGTTTGATAAGCAATTTAATGATCATCTCATGCCATTAATCAG CTCTTCTCCTAAGTTATCGGAATGTCTTCAGAAGAAAAAGGATATCATAGAACAAATGGAGATGAAATTGGACATTGGCATAGATAG AACACTGAATTGTATGATTGGGCAGATGAAGCACATCTTGGCCGCAGAGCAAAAGAAGACTGATTTTAAACCAGAAGATGAAAACAGTGTTTTGATTCAGTATACTAAT GCCTGTGTCAAAGTATGTGGCTACGTCAGAAAGCaagtggaaaagattagaaattCTATGGATGGTAAGAATGTGGACACAGTTCTGATGGAGCTTGGGGTTCGTTTTCATCGACTTATTTATGAACATCTACAGCAATACTCCTACAGTTGCATGGGAGGCATGTTGGCAATTTGTGATGTGGCTGAATACCGGAAGTGCGCCAAAGACTTTAAG ATTCCACTGGTACTACAGCTTTTTGACACCCTACATGCACTATGCAATCTTTTGGTTGTAGCACCAGATAACTTAAAACAGGTCTGCTCAGGAGAACAACTTGCTAATCTGGACAAGAACATCCTTCACTCCTTTGTTCAGCTACGAGCTGACTATAGATCTGCTCGCCTTGCTCGTCACTTCAGCTGA